From the genome of Arthrobacter russicus:
GCTGCGCGCCCGCACCCCAGCTGATCCAGCTCGGCCGCACCCCGGCCGGTTCTGCGGTTTAGGTTCTCGCGGGGACGCCGAGTTCGGCGAGCAGGTTCAGCACACGGGTCTCGATCTCGTCCCGCACCGGGCGCACGCCTTCCGGGGTCCATCCGGCGGGGTCGGGCAGGGTCCATTCCTCGTAGCGTTTGCCGGGGAAGACCGGGCAGGCGTCACCGCAGCCCATCGTGATCACCACATCCGCAGCGCGCACGACCTCGTCGGTCCACGGCTTGGGGTACTCGCCGGCGATGTCGATGCCGCGCTCAGCCATGACCTCGACGGCGACCGGGCTGACCTCGTGGCCCGGTTCGGAGCCGCCGGACCAGCCAACCGCGTGCTCCCCCGCGTGATGCTGGAAGAACCCGAGGGCCATCTGCGAACGGCCAGCGTTGTGAACGCACAAGAACAGCACCGTCGGCTTCCCATCGACGTGGAGCCCGTCGACCTTGGCGAGGGCGCGCAGCCGCTGCCGCGCGAACTTCTCCGTCAGCAGCGGCAGGTAGTTCGGCACGGTCGCCCGGGCGGCGAGGTCGGCGTAGGAGGCGTGCAGGAAGCGGTCGATCGTCTCACGCCCGAAGGCGCCGTCGAACTCCCGCGTCAACCGCTCGGCTCCCGAGGCCAGCGCCGCCTCCTGGTCGATGGTGATCGTGGCGTGCGGTTCGTGCTGTGGTGACATCGTCGTCATCCCTTCGTCGTGGTCAGCATCGGGGCGAGGCTCTGGATGCGCGCAGCGATCTCCTCGAAGGCCGCATCGAACGCCGCTTCGGACCCGTCGCGCACGGGGTCGGGTACCGACCAATGCACCCGGCCCGCCCCGGCGAGTTCTTCGTGGGCGGTGTCGCAGACCGTCACCACGAAATCGTCCGCCTCGGCCACCTCATCCAGTGCGCGCGGTCGGGCGGCACGGAGGGTGAGACCGTGCCGGTTCGCGGCGGCGATCGCACCGGGCTCGATCGCCGCCGCGGGGTGGGTGCCGGCCGAGGCTGCCGGGACGTCGCTGGCGTCATGCCACAGGGCGGCGGCGAGCTGGGAGCGGGCGGAGTTGCCGGTGCAGACGAACACCACCCGCCGCACCCCGAGCGCCGGGGACGGGGTTAGCCCCGAGAACGCATCGGGGGCGAGGTGCAGGTAGGTGCGGCGCCGGTCGGCCTCCGACCGGGTCCGCACGATCAGGCCCGCGTGCTCGAGCTGGTTCACGTGGTGCGCGAGCAGGCTGGAGGAGATCCCGAGCTCGCTCTGCAGCTCGACTGGGGCGACATCGCCCAGGGTTAGCAGGTCCATGATCCGCAGTCGCACCGGGTCGGCCAGCGCCGCATACCGCGCTACTCGGCGCGTCAAGTCAGTTCGCTCAATGTTCATTACCTCAATAGTGACTGAGCAATGTATCGTCGTCAAGGTGAACCACGAATCGAGCCCAAGATCGACCTCCTCGCCGCTGTGGCGGCGCGCGGTCGCCGAGTTCCT
Proteins encoded in this window:
- a CDS encoding arsenate reductase ArsC; the protein is MSPQHEPHATITIDQEAALASGAERLTREFDGAFGRETIDRFLHASYADLAARATVPNYLPLLTEKFARQRLRALAKVDGLHVDGKPTVLFLCVHNAGRSQMALGFFQHHAGEHAVGWSGGSEPGHEVSPVAVEVMAERGIDIAGEYPKPWTDEVVRAADVVITMGCGDACPVFPGKRYEEWTLPDPAGWTPEGVRPVRDEIETRVLNLLAELGVPART
- a CDS encoding arsenate reductase/protein-tyrosine-phosphatase family protein, which translates into the protein MNIERTDLTRRVARYAALADPVRLRIMDLLTLGDVAPVELQSELGISSSLLAHHVNQLEHAGLIVRTRSEADRRRTYLHLAPDAFSGLTPSPALGVRRVVFVCTGNSARSQLAAALWHDASDVPAASAGTHPAAAIEPGAIAAANRHGLTLRAARPRALDEVAEADDFVVTVCDTAHEELAGAGRVHWSVPDPVRDGSEAAFDAAFEEIAARIQSLAPMLTTTKG